The following proteins are encoded in a genomic region of Debaryomyces hansenii CBS767 chromosome G complete sequence:
- a CDS encoding DEHA2G04620p (highly similar to uniprot|Q99216 Saccharomyces cerevisiae YOR145c PNO1 Partner of Nob1): MAAPTAIKDLPESKDVEAVSNEGIEGEEEMLIDAGSVPQENEEGASKKKESSEMVLDESGKPKFSAASKSGMKVKLESRKVPVPPHRMTPLKNTWTKIYPPLVDHLKLQVRMNLKTKTIEMKTNKNTVDQGALQKGADFVKAFTLGFDVDDAIALLRLDDLYIETFEVKDVKTLNGDHLSRAIGRIAGKDGKTKFAIENATRTRIVLADSKIHILGGFTHIRMAREAVVSLILGSPPGKVYGNLRTVASRMKERY; encoded by the coding sequence ATGGCAGCTCCAACAGCAATCAAAGACTTACCAGAATCGAAAGATGTGGAGGCGGTCTCCAACGAAGGAATagaaggagaagaagagatGTTAATAGATGCAGGGTCGGTTCCTCAAGAAAACGAAGAGGGAGCTAGCAAAAAGAAGGAAAGCAGCGAAATGGTGTTAGATGAAAGTGGGAAACCAAAGTTTTCAGCAGCATCAAAATCAGGAATGAAGGTCAAGTTGGAAAGCAGAAAGGTGCCGGTACCACCACACAGAATGACACCTTTGAAGAACACATGGACCAAGATCTATCCACCATTAGTGGACCACTTAAAGTTGCAAGTAAGAATGAACTTGAAGACCAAGACGATCGAAATGAAGACAAATAAGAATACAGTGGACCAGGGTGCATTACAAAAGGGAGCTGATTTTGTCAAGGCTTTCACCTTGGGATTTGACGTTGATGATGCCATTGCATTATTGAGATTAGATGACTTATATATCGAAACATTTGAAGTCAAGGATGTTAAGACCTTGAACGGAGACCATTTATCGAGAGCAATCGGTAGAATTGCTGGTAAAGATGGTAAGACTAAGTTTGCGATTGAAAACGCTACTAGAACCAGAATTGTGTTAGCTGATTCTAAGATACATATTTTAGGTGGGTTCACGCACATCAGAATGGCCAGAGAAGCAGTGGtttcattgattttagGTTCGCCTCCAGGTAAGGTCTACGGTAATTTACGTACAGTTGCATCTAGAATGAAAGAACGTTATTAA
- a CDS encoding DEHA2G04576p (highly similar to CA6014|CaTRS31 Candida albicans), whose protein sequence is MSKEDIILPSASSFSTLTISDTPTSGFGYNPAVGPTSNAITQETSNILLNKKTVNLTPTSANSIYDRNLNKKTPEISLSSLSFLFCEIVNWSHKNSKGIQDLESRLNGLGYQIGQRFLELVKLQEGIKYGKREVKIIEILQFIHGSLWKCVFGKTANELEKSQDVNNEYMITDNSPLISRFISIPKDYSNLNCSAFTAGIIEGALDSAYFNATVTAHSVPQEGYPLRTVFLINFDDSLFIREELRFNQ, encoded by the coding sequence ATGTCCAAAGAGGATATTATATTACCATCtgcatcatcattttctacGCTAACAATCTCCGATACGCCAACATCAGGATTTGGGTATAATCCAGCAGTCGGTCCAACATCTAATGCCATAACCCAAGAAACATCGAATATCTTGTTGAACAAAAAAACAGTAAATTTAACACCAACGTCGGCCAATTCTATATATGATAGAAACTTGAATAAGAAGACGCCGGAAATCAGCTTGTCATCGTTATCGTTTTTGTTTTGTGAAATTGTCAATTGGTCCCATAAGAATTCAAAAGGAATCCAAGACTTGGAGCTGAGGCTAAATGGGCTTGGTTATCAGATCGGCCAAAGGTTTCTAGAGCTCGTTAAGCTTCAGGAAGGAATAAAATACGGTAAGAGAGAagttaaaattattgaaatattacaatTCATACATGGCTCCTTGTGGAAGTGTGTGTTTGGTAAAACTGCcaatgaattagaaaagtCGCAAGATGTCAATAACGAGTACATGATTACAGATAATTCGCCCTTGATTTCAAGGTTTATAAGCATTCCTAAAGACTACAGTAATTTAAATTGTTCTGCATTCACAGCAGGAATAATCGAAGGAGCTCTCGATTCAGCGTATTTCAATGCTACAGTAACAGCACATTCGGTTCCTCAGGAAGGTTATCCTTTGCGAACAGTGttcttgatcaatttcGACGATCTGTTATTCATTAGGGAGGAGTTACGTTTCAATCAATAG
- a CDS encoding DEHA2G04642p (weakly similar to uniprot|P38880 Saccharomyces cerevisiae YHR194W MDM31 Mitochondrial Distribution and Morphology): protein MSIILKNMAFSRMVSRMPLNGGISNFARPMGYFHRPLSGSSIFSRIMTSQRVKSEWRSVCGVKHQAFFSTIGSIQNQHKDKSEKNNSKITKAALLSQASNRFSKFLIHIKWPLMRNNRPFTMDDFTAFFSWLVMGNVLWIILGTTTFGLVTMYSIHTFDNIRNSIKAYYTGDDEDNSGNGDRKHSDDSILGYITSSILSNGLGVIIEFKKGNVLPELKDGMLRFKKFNVYSIHTSSEAGEDEGKLEEKTALKFKANVETMDISLSFGKWYEGKGLINELEIYGINGKVYKSSEDHQDASVEEYLPFSAGRYNENLHFQYDMNDHNAEELELVKQKRKNILMESNYEISHVKIHDSYVEIIDVSNKNPLKISIFNCDLPQLRGNRLLIDFFNANNVTGAINDSMFTIHKRQEFNNPTNDNKIVRFKLDGINMETISHSQKSKFNWIVNGKAEIIADIRLPSVNQESENSFTLGNEYKKISDICSEIFDELIDVTSPSSPEKLPSTEKNDNDNTLLKSALAAIYQTFSPSSSESKKSYNTTDSSSEYVIVNFKVKFYNLKASLPQHLPMALSSSLPFISLQDLRSLIAYVNDNASNKPIIIKTTVIEKLSDLYNIENLSQTKIVDEIVSDVYDNLLKIVKLDEKRIINEKSSSWSHTVASQLLLLGLGVLA, encoded by the coding sequence ATGCTGATAATACTCAAGAATATGGCATTTTCACGGATGGTATCACGTATGCCACTAAATGGTGGAATTAGCAACTTTGCCCGACCAATGGGATATTTTCATAGACCTCTTTCAGGATCttctatattttcaagGATAATGACGTCTCAGAGAGTTAAGAGTGAATGGCGTTCTGTATGTGGAGTTAAGCATCAAGCTTTTTTTAGTACGATAGGAAGCATTCAAAACCAGCATAAAGATAAGagtgaaaaaaataattcaaagatAACGAAGGCTGCATTACTTTCACAAGCTTCGAACCGGTTTTCAAAGTTTTTGATTCATATAAAATGGCCACTCATGAGAAATAACCGGCCATTTACCATGGATGATTTTACAGCCTTTTTCTCGTGGTTAGTGATGGGTAATGTACTATGGATTATTTTAGGAACTACAACGTTCGGATTGGTAACTATGTATTCGATTCATACGTTTGATAATATCCGTAACTCTATCAAAGCATATTACACAGGTGACGACGAGGACAATAGTGGTAACGGTGACAGAAAGCATTCTGACGACAGCATATTAGGTTATATTACCAGCAGCATTTTATCCAATGGATTGGGAGTTATTATTGAGTTTAAGAAAGGAAATGTCCTTCCAGAATTAAAGGATGGTATGTTAAGGTTCAAGAAATTTAATGTCTACTCAATACATACCTCATCAGAAGCAGGCGAAGATGAAGGcaaattagaagaaaagacGGCATTGAAATTCAAAGCAAATGTAGAGACCATGGATATTTCATTGTCATTTGGAAAATGGTACGAAGGCAAGGGATTAATAAATGAGCTTGAAATATATGGTATTAATGGTAAGGTTTATAAAAGTAGCGAGGACCATCAGGATGCTTCTGTCGAAGAATATTTACCTTTTTCTGCTGGAAGATATAACGAAAATCTCCATTTCCAGTATGACATGAACGACCATAACGCCGaggaattggaattggtAAAACAGAAACGAAAGAACATTTTGATGGAATCTAACTATGAGATTTCGCATGTCAAGATTCATGATTCCTATGTTGAAATAATCGATGTTTCTAATAAAAACCCCTTAAAGATTTCTATATTCAACTGTGACTTGCCACAACTAAGGGGAAATCGTTTATTAATTGACTTTTTCAATGCCAATAATGTTACCGGTGCAATTAATGATTCCATGTTCACTATTCACAAACGtcaagaatttaataatccaaccaatgataataagatCGTGAGGTTCAAGTTAGACGGCATCAATATGGAAACTATTTCTCATAGTCAAAAACTGAAATTTAACTGGATTGTTAACGGAAAAGCAGAAATAATTGCTGATATAAGGTTACCTTCAGTCAACCAAGAATCGGAAAATAGCTTTACACTTGGGAATGAATATAAGAAGATTTCTGATATCTGTTCTGAAATATTCGATGAGTTGATTGATGTGACTAGCCCATCTTCCCCGGAAAAGTTACCTTCAACTGAAAAGAACGATAATGATAACACTCTATTGAAGAGTGCCTTGGCAGCTATCTATCAAACTTTCTCCCCAAGCAGTAGTGAATCGAAGAAATCTTACAACACCACAgattcttcatcagaaTATGTTATTGTAAATTTTAAGGttaaattttataatttgaaagCATCTTTGCCCCAACATTTGCCAATGGCGTTGTCAAGCTCGCTCCCATTTATCAGTTTACAAGATTTACGGTCGTTGATTGCTTATGTGAATGACAATGCATCGAACaaaccaataataattaaaacAACTGTTATTGAAAAGCTATCCGATTTGTACAACATAGAAAATTTGAGCCAAACCAAAATCGTCGATGAAATTGTGAGTGATGTATacgataatttattaaagattgTCAAATTAGATGAGAAAAggattattaatgaaaagtCGTCATCGTGGTCTCACACGGTTGCTAGTCagctattattattaggaTTGGGAGTTCTCGCATAA
- a CDS encoding DEHA2G04554p (no similarity) has protein sequence MPPKAFQVFEDASKAVRPYPRSKQVRSTNNQAKKRVPLKEAPNRINDPKKRINKPEPKRKRRSVATKIVKKDDYSLENLRAIFEEEEEEKAETKLEFKATSTPFNSQLVNSQVIEEEQINNQRQLDLEINKIHDSINKESLMSLIEQLSPPPSSGGNCSLNSAAANKPQKKPTRPKKAGQQIDAKKPPKPAKSNTKKTPDHPMANDFKPKKNSKKKEIVNVTKKEHVPRENKRVQLLERPKQTQTSVNSKPVSKCRTRSESKSKVDSKSKATTKSKSKPSAKLARRRTRSSKVRYKGELTYKQLLSKCVKGKDPIDLLL, from the exons ATGCCACCAAAAGCATTTCAAGTATTCGAGGATGCGAGTA AAGCGGTTAGACCTTACCCACGGTCGAAACAAGTGAGATCAACCAACAACCAAGCGAAGAAGAGGGTTCCATTAAAAGAAGCACCCAATAGAATAAATGACCCAAAGAAAAGGATAAACAAACCAGAGCCAAAGCGAAAACGGCGATCAGTCGCTACCAAAATAGTAAAAAAGGATGACTATTCGCTTGAAAATCTACGGGCcatttttgaagaagaagaagaagaaaaagcTGAAACGAAGCTTGAGTTTAAAGCAACATCCACTCCCTTCAACTCTCAATTGGTAAATAGTCAAGTAATCGAAGAAGAGCAAATCAATAATCAGCGACAGCTAGATCTTGAgatcaataaaatacacgattcaataaataaagagAGTCTAATGCTGCTAATAGAGCAGCTATCACCACCACCTAGTAGCGGAGGAAATTGCTCCCTAAATAGCGCTGCAGCGAACAAACCACAGAAAAAGCCGACCAGGCCAAAAAAAGCGGGTCAACAAATTGACGCTAAGAAACCACCAAAACCAGCGAAgtcaaatacaaaaaaaacTCCTGACCATCCTATGGCTAATGATTTCAAACCtaagaaaaattcaaagaagaaggagaTTGTTAATGTAACCAAGAAAGAGCATGTACCAAGGGAAAATAAGCGAGTCCAATTACTTGAAAGGCCTAAACAGACACAAACAAGTGTAAATTCCAAACCTGTATCTAAATGCAGAACAAGGCTGGAATCTAAATCGAAGGTAGATTCAAAGTCTAAAGCGACCACCAAGTCTAAATCGAAGCCAAGCGCAAAACTAGCTAGAAGAAGAACTCGATCTTCCAAAGTACGCTATAAGGGGGAACTTACCTATAAGCAGCTATTACTGAAGTGTGTTAAAGGAAAGGACCCtatagatttattattgtga
- a CDS encoding DEHA2G04686p (some similarities with CA6019|IPF625 Candida albicans), with translation MCLVSYQLERIVSVTFEVDGQDMLPRSREQHNKLTEGENQEAIYITSSPDQNHSHQQDSSQSFNSTCFTTASLNMSSDESIMFHDGEFSKLNFEIPESVRGDENGNIAISDFMDKSQQPDQDKVFTNTLATDSSDAFTDAQDSNSQASVSEIRPNKPNLMALLSGKQTSKKSKSKVRTNEDKGQNQNEIQEPRKEEEFEHDEDISINECINDSFTESKSNDLRKEHEMLELEKKFYNDNIKSVTAKDFLAKLNQKTLQDKNKDTENVEETPICINDEGDREPVLIEIDSDENKDEIELLESKVFSGNLKRTSARDIFHSFRPSPTLSNKHKAANVNNRSYTVSFRMNPTSLKEIQMSSNPFFTKGNKQTASLPGAKSVFETLMQNPSFKKKKLVTLRVEPNKLREVTKPLNNPLFSRGTVGVKGKSANSFFKSMMENASGSTHKLSTLQKLKELYPPSISREQLHVYDKNDTPNPNAKRLMGLVLKSEHKPYSNLDQDTKEEDISTILNPPQIDTTPHKYKVEIESYSSKEKLLESICKDIPSMQLYPPLMNIYNRYLDTSIDWNNKESSLWTSLFQPHRMSDVLISSTKQNDIKTWVSNSFARLKSQTLKTPRNVLLKQQKRQRKNVYSGIDGFVVDDYGDYFQDGSETEEDVFVPLLIIHGSTGSCKSSSVYAAINEINGYVYEINSGQPRGKKDILGTLKEMCTTHLVHRQNEEKQFQKGIILLEDCDILFEQDKNFWLAVHEVLNISRRPLIITCNDLTAIPQSIIEFANDEDAIINLDENDHDTVANFKNYLSLCCISQGFQIDAPILENILKDCYNGSYDLRKALMSCQIFCQNYAIDISGETNHEIYIRKIKYNSFNETKNNDTEYSLDELTDNIDLLSVSDVISSNSHSLMEHESIPNELLDIYFIDESTKLRQRTLPHELNIGDFISEANSIEDRPSVNMSSFNKIREATTAFTASRSKELPKFVQDLYSARSVRASTRSMTDSTESLTDWQRDITGVSDSSICNYLSPLPYILELAPFARQWCRYQNSLDIVEEDTLENSGVSVKKFIGWRQFQDNSKQVLNTFI, from the coding sequence ATGTGTTTAGTTTCGTATCAACTAGAACGTATTGTAAGCGTTACATTTGAAGTGGATGGTCAAGATATGCTTCCTCGATCCCGAGAGCAACATAACAAGCTAACTGAAGGTGAAAATCAAGAAGCAATTTACATTACACTGTCGCCAGACCAAAATCATTCACATCAACAAGACAGTTCACAGTCGTTCAACTCGACCTGCTTCACAACAGCTTCTCTAAATATGAGTTCAGATGAGTCGATTATGTTTCATGATGGTGAATTCTCTAAGTtaaactttgaaattccaGAATCCGTACGTGGAGATGAAAATGGAAATATCGCTATATCTGATTTTATGGACAAATCACAACAACCAGATCAAGACAAAGTATTTACGAATACATTAGCAACAGACTCGTCAGACGCATTTACTGACGCTCAGGATTCAAATTCACAAGCTAGTGTGTCTGAAATTCGTCCGAATAAGCCTAATTTAATGGCACTTCTTTCTGGTAAACAAACATCAAAAAAGTCTAAGTCAAAGGTACGAactaatgaagataaaggacaaaatcaaaatgaaattcaagaaCCCcgtaaagaagaagaatttgaacACGATGAAGATATAAGTATAAACGAATGCATAAATGACTCCTTCACGGAGTCAAAAAGTAATGATTTGCGAAAAGAACATGAAATGCTAGAATTAGAGAAGAAGTTTTATAATGACAATATAAAGTCTGTCACAGCTAAGGATTTTTTAGCAAAGCTAAATCAAAAGACCTTACAAGACAAAAATAAGGATACCGAGAATGTTGAAGAAACGCCGATTTGCATCAATGATGAAGGTGATCGTGAGCCTGTTCTCATAGAAATAGACAGTGACGAAAACAAGGATGAAAtcgaattattagaatctAAAGTTTTCAGCggaaatttgaaaaggaCGTCTGCGAGAgatatatttcattctttcAGACCGCTGCCAACTCTACTGAATAAGCACAAAGCAGCAAATGTAAACAATCGTTCCTACACAGTTTCCTTCAGAATGAACCCAACAAGCCTCAAAGAAATCCAAATGAGTAGTAACCCATTTTTCACGAAAGGAAATAAACAGACAGCATCGTTACCTGGAGCAAAATCCGTTTTTGAAACTTTAATGCAAAACCCAAGTtttaaaaagaagaaactaGTAACGCTCCGAGTTGAACCTAATAAATTACGAGAAGTAACGAAACCTTTAAATAATCCATTGTTTTCCAGGGGTACGGTAGGTGTGAAGGGCAAAAGCGCTAATAGCTTTTTTAAATCAATGATGGAAAATGCGTCAGGAAGCACACATAAGTTATCAACCTTGCAGAAATTAAAGGAATTATATCCACCATCAATATCAAGAGAACAATTACATGTTtatgataaaaatgatactCCTAATCCCAATGCTAAGAGACTAATGGGGCTTGTCTTGAAATCTGAGCACAAGCCATATTCGAATCTAGATCAAGATACGAAAGAGGAAGATATATCAACGATCCTTAACCCACCACAAATCGATACTACACCacataaatataaagtaGAAATTGAATCGTACTCAAGCAAAGAGAAGCTATTAGAATCTATATGCAAAGATATACCTCTGATGCAATTATATCCTCCATTAATGAACATATACAATAGATATTTGGACACATCAATTGATTGGAACAATAAAGAGTCACTGTTGTGGACAAGTTTATTCCAACCTCATCGTATGAGTGACGTTTTAATATCGTCCACGAAACAGAACGATATCAAAACTTGGGTTCTGAATTCATTTGCAAGATTAAAATCGCAGACTCTCAAGACACCTAGAAACGTTTTGCTTAAACAACAAAAGAGGCAGAGAAAGAATGTTTATAGTGGCATAGACGGCTTTGTCGTAGATGATTATGGTGACTATTTTCAAGATGGGTCGGAAACTGAAGAAGACGTTTTTGTTCCgcttttaataattcacGGATCTACTGGTTCATGTAAATCAAGTTCTGTTTATGCTGCCATCAACGAAATTAATGGTTATGTTTATGAGATTAATTCTGGACAACCGAGAGGTAAGAAGGATATCTTGGGAACTTTAAAGGAAATGTGTACGACTCACCTAGTTCACAGacaaaatgaagaaaaacaatttcaaaaaggTATTATATTACTTGAAGATTGTGACATTCTTTTCGAGCAAGATAAGAACTTTTGGCTTGCGGTTCATGAAGTTCTCAATATTTCCCGAAGACCACTCATTATTACATGTAACGATCTAACTGCTATTCCTCAAAGTATTATCGAGTTTgctaatgatgaagatgctATAATAAATCTTGACGAAAATGATCATGACACCGTAGcgaatttcaaaaactaTTTACTGTTGTGTTGTATTAGTCAGGGATTTCAAATAGATGCTCCTATTCTTGAGAACATATTGAAGGATTGTTACAACGGAAGTTATGATTTACGTAAGGCTTTAATGTCTtgtcaaatattttgtcAGAATTATGCTATTGATATTCTGGGTGAGACTAACCACGAAATATATAtcagaaaaattaaatacaaTTCCTTCAATGAAActaagaataatgatacaGAATACTCACTTGATGAACTAACGGATAATATTGATCTTTTATCAGTATCGGAtgtaatttcttcaaattcacaTTCTTTGATGGAGCATGAATCAATCCCTAACGAACTTCTTGATATTTACTTCATTGATGAATCAACCAAATTAAGACAACGTACCTTGCCAcatgaattaaatattggCGATTTTATTCTGGAGGCCAACCTGATCGAGGACCGACCATCGGTGAACATGTCgtctttcaataaaataagAGAAGCGACTACAGCTTTTACAGCTTCACGTTCAAAAGAATTGCCTAAGTTTGTTCAAGATTTGTATTCCGCTAGGAGCGTAAGGGCGTCAACTAGATCAATGACTGATTCAACAGAAAGTCTTACTGACTGGCAGCGCGATATTACAGGAGTTTCAGACTCATCTATCTGTAATTATTTGTCTCCTTTGCCGTACATTTTAGAGCTCGCCCCATTCGCTAGACAATGGTGTCGTTATCAAAACTCACTTGATATTGTGGAAGAAGATACGTTGGAAAATCTGGGAGTCAGTGTTAAGAAATTTATTGGTTGGAGACAATTTCAAGATAACTCCAAACAAGTATTGAATACTTTTATATAG
- a CDS encoding DEHA2G04664p (some similarities with uniprot|Q02521 Saccharomyces cerevisiae YOR148c SPP2 involved in pre-mRNA processing): MAGFQMNLKKDKINKPNSQSKPKISFAFGGSKTNIIPKKSIASSQKNETRKLNPNALLGSESESEGEDAVVAIDSFDKKKGGAIAGNKAVNTKVTEPLIIKPTTASRDWKEEIRKKQNSMYIPNQEHRQKVIAKDDNNLEFGLSVPEKSNSKESVVDAESNDTMSKEERIRSSLLKGEELDDKGLIIPIPSEDEIVEQDISSKPDEDSIEQYKEVPVDQFGAALLRGMGWKQNKGKNIESAGKPLLERRKKGVLLGIGAKAVEDELMADLLVKRGAKFDIPVVRRNKDLNATK; this comes from the coding sequence ATGGCCGGCTTCCAAATGAATCTTAAGAAAGACAAGAtaaataaaccaaattcgcaatcaaaaccaaaaatatcatttgCATTTGGAGGATCGAAGACTAACATCATACCTAAGAAGTCAATTGCATCGCTGCaaaaaaatgaaacaaGAAAGCTCAATCCTAATGCATTGCTTGGATCTGAGTCTGAATCAGAAGGTGAGGATGCCGTGGTAGCTATTGATTCGTTTGACAAGAAGAAAGGAGGGGCCATAGCCGGAAATAAGGCAGTTAATACCAAGGTTACAGAACCGTTAATCATTAAACCTACAACTGCGAGTAGGGAttggaaagaagaaataagaaAGAAGCAAAATAGCATGTATATTCCTAACCAAGAGCATAGACAAAAAGTGATAGCGAAGGATGATAACAATCTTGAATTTGGGTTGAGCGTGCCCGAAAAATCTAATTCGAAAGAGTCTGTAGTGGATGCGGAATCAAACGACACTATGTCCAAGGAGGAGCGTATAAGACTGTCTTTGCTAAAGGGAGAAGAACTAGACGACAAGGGATTGATAATACCGATTCCTTCTGAAGACGAAATTGTGGAGCAGGATATATCTTCGAAACCAGATGAAGACTCCATAGAACAATACAAAGAGGTACCGGTAGATCAGTTTGGGGCAGCGTTATTAAGAGGAATGGGGTGGAAACAGAACAAAGGCAAGAATATAGAATCCGCTGGGAAGCCCTTACTAGAACGAAGGAAGAAGGGTGTATTATTGGGGATTGGGGCGAAAGCTGTCGAAGACGAATTAATGGCTGATTTATTAGTAAAAAGAGGTGCCAAATTTGATATTCCTGTAGTAAGGAGaaataaagatttaaatGCTACAAAATAA
- a CDS encoding DEHA2G04708p (highly similar to uniprot|P06844 Saccharomyces cerevisiae YDR392W SPT3 Subunit of the SAGA and SAGA-like transcriptional regulatory complexes) — MSSQENKHKYRVEIQQMMFVSGESNDAPVETTSLIEDIVRGQVIEILLQATKSAGVRGTKSIAPEDVIFLMRHDKAKVNRLRTYLSWKDVRKNAKDQEGGGTESLMEGDASGGATGAPAVQATDSKMLTKYKKSKIRLPWELQFMFSEQHLEAAEESEQVDDDEKAATMASLKRLKMADDRTKNMTKEEYVHWSECRQASFTFRKAKRFREWAQITQLCDSRPNDDVVDILGFLTFEIVCSLTEEAMQIKSAEEKLIQQSIVKAGNLNKELNKRKRKYLFDKPDELAKPIMPYHIEEAWRRLQSTDFKHKAARSFGGGLVKTRTRFI; from the coding sequence ATGTCGTCACAGGAGAATAAACACAAGTATCGAGTAGAGATACAGCAGATGATGTTTGTACTGGGAGAATCTAACGATGCTCCGGTAGAAACAACGTCAttaattgaagatattgtACGAGGTCAAGTAATTGAAATACTTTTGCAAGCTACTAAAAGTGCTGGTGTTAGAGGAACCAAGTCGATAGCACCTGAAGATGTTATATTTTTGATGAGACATGATAAAGCTAAGGTGAATAGATTGAGAACTTATCTTTCTTGGAAGGACGTTCGTAAGAATGCTAAAGATCAAGAAGGAGGAGGAACCGAGTCATTGATGGAAGGTGATGCTAGTGGCGGGGCAACTGGTGCACCAGCAGTACAAGCTACTGATTCTAAGATGTTAactaaatataaaaagCTGAAAATCAGACTTCCATGGGAGCTTCAATTCATGTTTTCGGAGCAGCATCTCGAAGCAGCAGAGGAATCAGAACAAGTTGACGACGATGAAAAAGCAGCGACAATGGCTTCATTGAAGAGGTTGAAGATGGCCGATGATAGAACTAAAAATATGACTAAGGAAGAGTATGTGCATTGGTCTGAATGCCGTCAGGCATCATTTACATTCAGGAAAGCGAAAAGGTTTAGAGAATGGGCTCAAATTACCCAGTTGTGTGATTCCAGACCAAATGATGATGTTGTAGATATTTTAGGGTTTTTGACGTTTGAGATTGTTTGTTCCTTGACGGAAGAAGCAATGCAGATTAAAAGCgcagaagaaaaattgatccAGCAACTGATAGTTAAAGCAGGAAACTtaaacaaagaattgaaCAAGAGGAAGAGAAAATATCTTTTTGATAAACCTGATGAATTAGCTAAGCCTATTATGCCATATCATATAGAAGAGGCATGGAGAAGATTACAATCAACGGATTTTAAGCATAAGGCTGCCAGGTCTTTTGGTGGTGGACTTGTCAAAACTAGAACTAGATTTATCTAA
- a CDS encoding DEHA2G04598p (similar to uniprot|P07347 Saccharomyces cerevisiae YHR013c ARD1 protein N-acetyltransferase subunit), protein MGLTIRQATVNDIQAMQNANLHNLPENYQLKYYMYHILSWPQASFVATTYEDVSNDVASTENEEIEDPKGDTSYIRKGEKIVGYVLGKMEDDPEAEDKTPHGHITSLSVMRTYRRMGIAEKLMRQALYAMCESFNAKYVSLHVRKSNRAALHLYRDSLNFENTSIEKSYYQDGEDAYAMRKELKLEELVPYLSQMSEEVDDFSKDLLEDLEIPIA, encoded by the coding sequence ATGGGTTTAACTATTAGGCAAGCTACGGTAAATGATATCCAAGCTATGCAAAATGCCAATTTGCATAATTTGCCAGAGAACTATCAgttaaaatattatatgtACCATATTTTATCGTGGCCACAAGCTAGTTTTGTCGCAACAACATATGAAGATGTCTCAAATGATGTGGCACTGACGGAAAAcgaagaaatagaagatCCAAAAGGAGATACTTCATATATTAGGAAGGGAGAGAAGATTGTGGGATACGTATTGGGGAAGATGGAAGATGACCCAGAGGCAGAGGATAAGACTCCACACGGACATATTACATCCTTATCAGTGATGAGAACGTACAGAAGAATGGGAATAGCTGAAAAGTTGATGCGTCAAGCATTATATGCGATGTGTGAATCATTCAACGCAAAATATGTTTCACTTCACGTCAGGAAATCTAATAGGGCTGCATTACACTTATATAGAGATTCCTTAAATTTTGAGAACActtcaattgaaaagtcATACTATCAGGATGGGGAGGATGCATATGCAATGagaaaagaattgaaactCGAAGAGTTGGTACCATATTTATCTCAAATGTCtgaagaagttgatgatttcTCGAAAGATTTGTTAGAAGATTTAGAGATACCTATAGCATAg